The following proteins are encoded in a genomic region of Vulpes vulpes isolate BD-2025 chromosome X, VulVul3, whole genome shotgun sequence:
- the LOC112910714 gene encoding splicing factor, proline- and glutamine-rich, with translation MSRDPFRSRGGGGFHRRGGSRGRGGLHDFRSPPPGMGLNQSRGPMGAGPGQGGPKPPIPPPPPYQPPPPPQARSKPVGAQGPWPAPAEGSAPPASGSARPATLMSGAPAGPGPTPPPPPAVTSVPPEAPQPAPPSSGVPTTPPQAGGPGPGPKQGPGPGGPKGGTMPGGPGLSTPGGHPTPWHRGGGRGKPRGGRQHPPPYGQQHQQGPPAGGPGGRSEEEVHSEGFKASLSLLRRPGEKTYTQRCRLFVGNLPADITEDELKRLFAKYGEPGEVFINKGKGFGLIKLESRALAEIAKAELDDTPMRGRQLRVRFATHPAALSVRNLSPYVSNELLEEAFSQFGPIERAVVIVDDRGRSTGKGIVEFASKPAARKAFERCGKGVFLLTTMPRPVIVEPLEQLDDEDGLPEKLAQRNPMYQNEREMPPRFAQYGTLEYEYSQRWKSLDEMEKQQREQVEKIMKDAKDKLENEMEDAYHEHRANLLRQNLMRCQEELRRMEELHNQEMQKRKEMQLKQEEERRRREEEMMIRQREMEEQMRRQREESYSRMGYMDPRERDMRMGGGGAMNMGDPYGSGGQKFPPQGGGGGIGYEANPGVPPATMSGSMMGSDMPTEHFRQGGVEPVGGQGPRGMGPGTPAGYGRGREEYKGPNKKPQF, from the coding sequence ATGTCTCGGGACCCGTTCCGgagccggggcggcggcggcttcCACCGGCGCGGAGGAAGCCGCGGCCGCGGTGGCCTCCACGACTtccgctccccgccgcccggcATGGGCCTCAATCAGAGCCGGGGACCCATGGGGGCCGGCCCGGGCCAGGGCGGCCCCAAGCCCCCGATCCCGCCACCACCTCCGtaccagccgccgccgccgccacaggCCCGGTCCAAGCCCGTCGGTGCTCAGGGACCCTGGCCGGCTCCGGCAGAGGGCAGCGCTCCGCCCGCCTCCGGCTCGGCACGGCCCGCCACTCTGATGTCAGGGGCCCCTGCGGGCCCGGGCCccaccccgccgccgccgcccgccgtcACCTCGGTGCCCCCCGAGGCGCCCCAGCCCGCGCCGCCGAGCAGCGGGGTCCCCACCACCCCGCCCCAGGCCGGgggcccgggccccgggcctAAACAGGGCCCAGGCCCCGGAGGCCCGAAAGGCGGCACAATGCCAGGCGGCCCGGGCCTAAGTACTCCCGGCGGCCACCCCACGCCGTGGcaccggggcggcgggcgcgggaaGCCCCGCGGAGGCCGGCAGCACCCCCCGCCCTAcggccagcagcaccagcaggggCCCCCTGCCGGCGGGCCCGGCGGCCGCAGCGAGGAGGAGGTGCACTCGGAGGGGTTCAAAGCCAGCTTGTCCCTCCTGAGGAGGCCCGGAGAGAAAACTTACACTCAGCGTTGTCGGTTGTTTGTTGGCAATCTGCCTGCTGATATCACAGAGGATGAACTCAAAAGACTCTTTGCTAAATATGGAGAACCAGGAGAAGTTTTTATCAACAAAGGCAAAGGATTCGGGCTTATTAAACTTGAATCTAGGGCACTGGCTGAAATTGCCAAGGCTGAACTCGATGATACACCCATGAGGGGTAGGCAGCTTCGGGTTCGCTTTGCCACACATCCTGCTGCCCTCTCCGTGCGAAATCTTTCACCTTATGTGTCCAATGAACTCTTGGAAGAAGCCTTTAGCCAGTTTGGTCCTATTGAAAGGGCTGTTGTAATTGTGGATGATCGTGGCAGATCTACAGGGAAAGGCATTGTTGAATTTGCTTCTAAACCAGCGGcaagaaaagcatttgaaagaTGCGGCAAAGGTGTTTTCTTACTGACAACAATGCCTCGTCCAGTCATTGTGGAACCACTTGAACAATTAGATGATGAAGATGGCCTTCCTGAAAAACTTGCACAGAGGAATCCAATGTAccaaaatgagagagaaatgccTCCTCGTTTTGCCCAGTATGGCACACTTGAGTATGAATATTCTCAGCGATGGAAGTCCCTGGATGAAATGGAGAAACAGCAAAGGGAACAAGTTGAAAAAATCATGAAAGATGCGAAAGAcaaattggaaaatgaaatggaagatgCCTATCATGAGCATCGGGCAAATCTTTTGCGTCAAAATCTGATGAGATGCCAGGAAGAATTAAGACGCATGGAAGAACTTCACAATCAAGAAATGCAGAAACGTAAAGAAATGCAACTAAAGCAAGAAGAAGAACGGCgtagaagggaagaagagatgaTGATTCGGCAGCGTGAGATGGAAGAACAAATGAGACGCCAAAGAGAGGAAAGTTATAGCCGGATGGGCTACATGGATCCCAGAGAAAGAGACATGAGAATGGGTGGTGGAGGAGCAATGAACATGGGAGATCCCTATGGTTCAGGAGGCCAGAAATTTCCACctcaaggtggtggtggtggcataGGTTATGAAgctaatcctggagtcccaccaGCAACCATGAGTGGTTCCATGATGGGAAGCGACATGCCTACTGAGCACTTTAGGCAGGGAGGTGTGGAACCTGTGGGTGGACAGGGTCCTAGAGGAATGGGGCCTGGAACTCCAGCAGGATatggtagagggagagaagagtatAAAGGCCCAAACAAAAAGCCCCAATTTTAG